The sequence CAATGACCTCGGGCACAGACTTGTTGCGCGGCAAGCTGCCGAACGAGATCGTCGCGGCCTGAGCGGGCGCAGCTGCGCCGTGCGCTTGTGTCACATGCTCCGCCATCGGAGCCCCACAATGAATGCACGCGTTGGCTTCGGAGCTGATGCTCTTCTTGCATTCATAACATTCGATCAGCGCCATGTTCCGTTCCTTCAGAGTCGAGGCCGGCAGTTTGCCATGAGCGTCGCCTCAATTGAACCTGATCGAAGGTCACACGCGCGCATCATTCTGCAATCAAGCCCGTGCTAGCATGTCGCGCATATTTGGAGGACCCATGGTCGAACACGATTTCCGCTACAACCTGATGAACCCGCAACACACCCTCACCGAATGCCGCGCCCTTGTTCCGGGCCGCTATCAGGTCACCGGCAATGGTGGCTCGATTCGCATCGGTGACGCCTTGTTGGTCACCCTCAAAGGCAGCAAGGACTTGTCCATGCGCCTGACCGTTGAAACCGTCCGCCACCTGATCAATCCGCCGGGCCAATGGACCGCGATGACCACAGGTCCGGTATTTGGTGAACTGGCGATCCACACCTGGCAGGTCAACTGCGACAGCTGCGCCAAAGAGCTGAGCTTCGAATTCGCCGTGGACGCCAAACTCGGCAAAGCCGCCGAGAAACCGGCGGCCACCGCGCGCATCGCCGGGCTGGGCTGGAAAGCCGTTGGCGACAAACACCTGTGCCCGAAATGCCAGGAGCCGGCATGATGAAACGCTTTGCCCTGACCGCGCTGGTCGGTGCCGGCCTGGTGGGATGCGCTGCGGAGCCGGTGCAACTGCAACAGAACCGCAGCTACATTCTGGAATGGATCGGTGAGCGACCACTGATGGATTACAGCCATCTGACGGTGACCCTGGGCGATGATGGCCGCGCCTATGGCAACGGTGGCTGCAACCATTGGTTCGCGCCGTACACGCTGGACGGTGACAAGCTGACTTTCGGCAAGATCGGCAAGACTCGCAAACTGTGCGCCCCGGCGCTGATGGAGCAGGAGCAGCGCTTCCTGCAGGCGCTGGAGCATGTCCAGCGCTGGGACATCTCGCCGATCGAACAGATGCGCTTCTGGCCGGCAGAAGGCAAGCCGTTGCGCTGGTGGCTGGAAGAGGGTTAAGCCTCAGGATCGCCAAAGCCCTCACCCTAGCCCTCTCCCAAAGGGAGAGGGGACTGATTGGGGGATATTGGGGAGCTACGTCGACCTGATCCTGCTTTGGTGAATCCATAATCGACTGGTTTTTTCAGGTCGATGTAACTCGCCAGACACCTCGGTCGGCCCCCTCTCCCCCCGGGAGAGGGCTGGGGTGAGGGGCTTTTGACGTTACTTGGTCGCTTGCAACGCCTCCAGCTTCGCCATCACCCCCGCCGCCGTCTGTTCGCCCATCAACTGCTCACGCACCTTGCCGTTGTTGTCGATGATGTACGTCACCGGCAATGCCTCACTGCGCGGCAACTCGAACAGCTCCGCCGGATCCTGCGCCAGCACGGTGAACTTGATGCCCAGCTTCTCGCTGGCGTCTTTCAGTTCCACACCCTGCACATTGTCGAAGTTCACCCCGAAGACGCCTACGTTCTTGCTCTTGAGCTCATCAGCCAAATGGTTGAGCTCCGGGATCTCGGTGCGGCACGGACCACACCATTCGGCCCAGTAGTTCAGCACCACCCATTGCTTGTCCAAACGCTCGGACGCCACTTTCTGGCCGTTCTGGTCGATACCGTAATCATTGCCGCAGCCCCCCAGCATCAACGCCCCGATTATCGTCAATGCCGCTGCCAATCGCCGTGTCATGTCGTGTTCCTTGTGAAAATTTGAAGGCGCCTGCGACCCATTGCCTCCGAAGGTTCTGGATTGCGCGCTGCACAGTTAGAATAGCCGCCACTTTACGCCAGAAGCGACCCGACATGACCGATCTGACGCTTTATCACAATCCGCGCTGCTCGAAATCCCGCGGCGCGCTGGAACTTCTTGAAGCCCGCGGCCTGACCCCGAACGTCGTGCGTTACCTCGAAACCCCGCTGACTGCAGCGCAAATCAAGGCCCTGCTCGGCAAGCTCGGGATCAGCGCACGCCAGTTGCTGCGCACTGGGGAAGATGAATACAAAATGCTTCAACTGGCTGACGAAAGCCTCAGCGAAGCGCAATTGATCGACGCCATCGCTCAGCACCCGAAACTGATGGAGCGACCGATTTTCGAAGTCGGCGACAAAGCCGTGATCGGTCGCCCACCGGAAAATATCCTGGAGT comes from Pseudomonas sp. RU47 and encodes:
- the arsC gene encoding arsenate reductase (glutaredoxin) (This arsenate reductase requires both glutathione and glutaredoxin to convert arsenate to arsenite, after which the efflux transporter formed by ArsA and ArsB can extrude the arsenite from the cell, providing resistance.), which translates into the protein MTDLTLYHNPRCSKSRGALELLEARGLTPNVVRYLETPLTAAQIKALLGKLGISARQLLRTGEDEYKMLQLADESLSEAQLIDAIAQHPKLMERPIFEVGDKAVIGRPPENILELLP
- a CDS encoding META domain-containing protein produces the protein MKRFALTALVGAGLVGCAAEPVQLQQNRSYILEWIGERPLMDYSHLTVTLGDDGRAYGNGGCNHWFAPYTLDGDKLTFGKIGKTRKLCAPALMEQEQRFLQALEHVQRWDISPIEQMRFWPAEGKPLRWWLEEG
- a CDS encoding TlpA disulfide reductase family protein, with the protein product MTRRLAAALTIIGALMLGGCGNDYGIDQNGQKVASERLDKQWVVLNYWAEWCGPCRTEIPELNHLADELKSKNVGVFGVNFDNVQGVELKDASEKLGIKFTVLAQDPAELFELPRSEALPVTYIIDNNGKVREQLMGEQTAAGVMAKLEALQATK